A genomic window from Ischnura elegans chromosome 10, ioIscEleg1.1, whole genome shotgun sequence includes:
- the LOC124166687 gene encoding probable isocitrate dehydrogenase [NAD] subunit alpha, mitochondrial gives MAAQFIRKVVSSSLPLTRNYSAEVKKVTLIPGDGIGPEISAAVQKIFAAAKVPIEWESVDVTPVRGPDGMFGIPQAAIDSVNKNKVGLKGPLMTPVGKGHRSLNLALRKEFNLYANVRPCRSLEGYETLYNDVNVVTIRENTEGEYSGIEHEIVDGVVQSIKLITEDASRRVAEFAFKYTKENKRSKLTAVHKANIMRMSDGLFLRCCREVAEKYPDVKFEEKYLDTVCLSMVQDPSQFDVLVMPNLYGDILSDLCAGLVGGLGLTPSGNVGLNGALFESVHGTAPDIAGKDLANPTALLLSGVMMLRYMELNDYAERIQTACYEVIKEKTYRTGDLGGKAKCSEFTDEICRKLT, from the exons atggccgctcaattcatcAGGAAAGTG GTGTCGTCCTCCCTGCCCCTCACGAGGAATTACAGCGCCGAAGTTAAGAAAGTAACCTTGATCCCTGGGGATGGCATCGGTCCTGAAATTTCTGCAGCTGTCCAAAAGATTTTTGCAGCAGCTaaa GTACCCATAGAATGGGAATCGGTGGATGTCACTCCTGTTAGGGGCCCAGATGGAATGTTTGGAATCCCTCAAGCAGCTATTGATTCCGTCAACAAGAATAAAGTTGGTCTCAAAGGACCTTTAATGACTCCTGTAGGGAAAGGACACCGATCCCTCAATTTAGCCTTGAGAAA GGAATTTAATCTGTACGCCAATGTTCGACCCTGTAGATCATTGGAGGGGTACGAAACTCTGTACAATGATGTTAATGTCGTTACAATTCGAGAAAATACTGAGGGTGAATACTCAGGAATTGAGCATGAGATTGTTGACGGCGTAGTGCAAAGTATTAAGCTAATTACGGAAGATGCGTCGAGGCGTGTCGCAGAATTTGCCTTCAAATACACCAAGGAAAACAAGAGGTCAAAGCTAACAGCTGTGCATAAGGCAAACATTAT GCGAATGTCAGATGGACTCTTCTTGAGATGCTGCCGTGAGGTTGCAGAGAAATACCCTGATgtcaaatttgaggaaaagtaCTTGGACACTGTATGCCTTAGTATGGTGCAAGATCCCTCTCAATTCGATGTACTGGTGATGCCTAACTTGTACGGTGATATCCTCTCCGATTTATGTGCTGGTCTTGTGGGAGGGCTGGGACTCACTCCTAGTGGAAATGTTGGACTCAACGGTGCCCTATTTGAGTCG GTTCATGGAACAGCCCCAGATATTGCTGGAAAAGATCTTGCCAACCCAACTGCTCTCTTACTCTCAGGAGTTATGATGCTGAGGTATATGGAGCTAAATGATTATGCTGAAAGAATACAAACGGCATGCTATGAAGTGATCAAAGAAAAAACGTACCGAACGGGTGATTTGGGTGGAAAGGCCAAGTGCTCTGAATTTACCGATGAAATATGCCGGAAGCTGACATaa